From Candidatus Delongbacteria bacterium, a single genomic window includes:
- a CDS encoding dihydrolipoamide dehydrogenase: protein MQIDSTSYDLAKTVHAHPTVSEIFMEAGFEAVDHEIHL, encoded by the coding sequence ATGCAGATCGACAGTACTTCATATGATTTAGCTAAGACAGTTCATGCTCATCCGACAGTTTCAGAGATATTTATGGAAGCAGGATTTGAAGCTGTGGATCATGAGATACATTTGTAA